GGCAAGTTCAGTTCATGATGGAAACAGTACTTTCAGGCTGGCCTCCAAATATCTGGGAGAAGAACTCAAAAGCCAGGCGGACATGGATAGGGATGAAGACGTAAGCAGTGTACACCACCATAGCAAAAACAGTGACAGTGATGGTGTGGAACATGGACTGCTCCCAAGGCTCCAGCACATAGCTGCAGGTGACCAGGAGGTACTGGAAGTACAGCCAATAGAAATAGTCCTTCACACGCTTAATATCCATCTTCAGCTTTTATTGATTTTGAGAAGACAACCTGTAACAATAGAGAAGCCTGGATTACCACTGCTGTAGAAAGAAAGACCCAGAAGTAAAATCTGCTGTGGTGAATATCAAGTTCACAAGTTCAATAGTACATGGTAATTGTTACATAAAAGAAAGTTCAATAAGAAATAAAGACTCAATGCTGTCACCAGCCTCCACCTTCCTAAAGGTAAACAGCCTTTAGCTCTGGAAACTGCTTCCTGCAGTAATAAAAGTTGTATTGGTTGGGCACTCTAAATTCCTACATTCTGATTATAAATGTTTTGTTACTCATCCTGCAGTAGCCTATTAGCTTGTAAAGGCTCAGGGTTCACATGGAAGTCAGGGAGATATGCATTTAAAAGGGAAGGCTTTGGGCCAAGCTCTGTAGGTGAGGATGGCAGACTTGTATGCTCTGGATAAAAATAAGATTGAAGAACtgttctgtaa
This Rhea pennata isolate bPtePen1 chromosome 9, bPtePen1.pri, whole genome shotgun sequence DNA region includes the following protein-coding sequences:
- the SPTSSB gene encoding serine palmitoyltransferase small subunit B gives rise to the protein MDIKRVKDYFYWLYFQYLLVTCSYVLEPWEQSMFHTITVTVFAMVVYTAYVFIPIHVRLAFEFFSQIFGGQPESTVSIMN